In Clostridium sp., one DNA window encodes the following:
- a CDS encoding phosphate ABC transporter substrate-binding protein, producing MKKRSLRALVAAVTVAMTVGVFAGCGSTGDGSTSKKDNSTSEKLSGSITLAGSTALQPLAEQLGKTFSEKNSGVTVNVQGGGSGTGLKLALDGTANIGNSDVTAESKLSPDDAKKLVDHKVCAIGFAVVVNSGVKVDNLTKDQIQKIFTGEITNWKQVGGDDLAINVINRTKSSGTRATFKDTVMGGKDEKEGLGTTQDSNGNVENAIKGTKGSISYLALSYLTDAVKQNVKPLKIEGVEATNENIESGKYPFWSYEHMYTKGEAKDISKAFIDYVLDDANKETITKLGYIPMSDIKAQ from the coding sequence ATGAAAAAAAGAAGCTTGAGAGCTCTTGTGGCAGCTGTGACAGTTGCAATGACAGTTGGAGTTTTTGCAGGATGTGGTTCCACTGGAGATGGAAGTACTTCAAAAAAGGACAACTCAACATCTGAGAAATTATCAGGATCAATAACCTTGGCAGGGTCAACAGCACTTCAACCACTTGCAGAACAGCTTGGTAAAACTTTTTCAGAAAAGAATTCAGGTGTTACTGTTAACGTACAGGGCGGCGGAAGTGGTACAGGATTAAAGCTTGCACTAGACGGAACTGCCAATATAGGAAATTCTGATGTTACGGCAGAATCAAAATTGTCACCAGATGACGCAAAAAAATTGGTAGATCATAAAGTATGTGCAATAGGATTTGCAGTAGTAGTCAATTCAGGAGTTAAGGTTGATAATCTTACAAAAGATCAGATCCAAAAAATATTTACAGGAGAGATAACTAACTGGAAACAGGTAGGTGGCGACGATTTAGCCATAAATGTTATCAATAGAACTAAATCATCAGGTACCAGAGCTACATTCAAGGATACTGTAATGGGTGGAAAAGATGAAAAAGAAGGACTTGGAACAACACAGGATTCAAATGGTAATGTAGAAAATGCAATAAAGGGTACTAAAGGATCAATAAGTTATCTTGCACTGTCTTACTTGACCGATGCTGTTAAACAAAATGTTAAACCTTTGAAAATAGAAGGTGTTGAAGCTACCAATGAGAATATAGAAAGTGGGAAATATCCATTCTGGTCTTATGAACATATGTATACCAAAGGAGAGGCCAAAGATATTTCAAAGGCATTTATAGATTATGTACTGGATGATGCAAATAAGGAAACAATAACTAAACTTGGATATATTCCAATGAGTGATATAAAAGCACAGTAA